A region of the Candidatus Hydrogenedentota bacterium genome:
CATCCCTGGGCCTCCATGAACGGGCATTTCCCCTGGCACCATTACGCCGCCGAATTCGGATTTGACCAGATTGGCAGCGAGATTGGCGAGAACATCAACAGCTACCAGTGGCACATCGCGCTCACCCGCGGCGCGGCGCGGCAATATGCCCGCCCCTGGTTCATGGACTTCTCCGCGTGGCACGGCCCCGGCATCAACGACTATTCAGAGGGCCGCATCTGGGGCGAATACAGCCATCCCGACCACGGCCATTCCATGAGCCTTTTCGAGCGGTCCCTGTTCATGTGCTACATGGCGGGCGCGGGGCAAATCACCGCCGAGGCCGGCGGGGCCCTGGCCTTCCTGGCCGCGCAGGACAAAGACGGACTGTACCGGCTGAGCCCCTATGGGGAGGTTTGCAAACGGCTGCGCGATTTCTCCCTGGCCTTTCCGGACATCGGCATCCCCTGCACGCCCTTTGGCGTGGTGCTGGATTATCACCACGGCGCCTATCCCGGTTTCGGCAAGCGCAGGGCCTTCTGGCATTTCGACTACAACGCGGGCGACACCATGACCTGGGACCTCGTTGACCTGATCTGGCCCGGCGGCTGGGAGGTCATGGGAAAGGACGAGGCAGGCACACTGGTCAACGGTCCCCATGGAGACACCTTTGACATCCTCCTGCAAAACGCGCCGCAGGCGGTGCTGGACAGTTATCCCTGCCTTATCCTGTCCGGCGATCTCCACCTGTCCCCGGAGGAGTCGGCCCGCCTCCGGCAGTACGTCGCGCAGGGCGGCACCCTGATATTGAACAGCGCCTTCCTTGGCCAGTTTCCAGAATATGGCGGCGGCGAATCCCCCGCCACCCCGAAAACCCTGTCCGATGGAAAAGGGCGCGTCATTCTTTATGGACCCGACTATTCTGTGGCGGCGCTCGACGGCATCCTGCGCGAAGAACTGGCCAGATATCTGCCCGTCCGGGTGACCGGCGGGGTGCAGTATCTGGTCAACATTACCGGCACCGGTATCCTTGTGACGCTCATCAACAACGCAGGCGTGACCAAGGCGCCTAGAAAAAGGCCCGTGGTGGATCCGGCGCAGACGCGGACGGCGCGCGTGGTCTGGACCGGCGGAACAACAATTGGGGAGGCGCGGGACATCAAGAACGGCCTCACTTATGCCGTAGACAGGGACAGCTCGGTTACCGTCAACCTTCCCCCCGGCGAAATCGCCATTCTCACAATACAGACCCGCGCGAACACCGCCACCCGCCCATAAAACGACCGCCGCTGTTCCATCCGCCCTCTATTTCTTGTTCAGTGCCTCCACCGGAGAACTGCGGTGTTTTTCGAGAAAGTCCCGGATGGCCTTTTGAAAACTGTGCCGGATCACCGTGGTGGCGTGGTTGCCACCGCGAATGTGCACGGTCTGGTGCTCTGACATAACCCCGTCCAGATTGTCCACGCCGGGACGCAGGGCATCCTTTGTGCCCACCACTGAAAGCACCGGAACCCGGTTCGCGCGCAATTCCGCCTCTGTCACCGCCAGGGCCGAAATGCTTTCAAGCGCCGCCGCCAGTGCCACCGTGTCGTTGTGCGCCCGCAAATACCGGTCAGCCAGGCACAGCACGGCGCGGTTGAGCGGACCCCGGTCCGGGAGGCCCAGTTCTGCAAACAGGGGACGGAAGCCTTCCGGGCCATCCACGGACTCCCCCAGTGACTTCAATTTCGACATGTTTTCGCCGGAGGCCTTTTCCCAGCCCGCCGCGCACGGAATGGCGCTAATCAGGCGTTCCGGATGCGTCGTGACCAGTTTCAGCGTGATAAAGCCGCCCAGCGAATAGCCCACGACATGGGCGCGGTCGAGATGCAGATGGTCCATCAGCCGGACCACATCCTCGGACATGTTGACGCCATAGGCTGCGGGGCCGTGCGGCTTGTCGCTTTTGCCGTGGCCCCGCAAATCTATCAGGACCACCTGGTGGTCCTTGGCCAGCGCGCGCGAAATACCCGTCCAGCGCCAGTTCCGCTCAGCGTCCATGGCAAAGCCGTGGACCAGAATGACCGGTTCCCCTTTCCCCCGCACTGAATAGTGCAACCGCGTGCCCGCCGAATCGAAATACTCCCCCTTGTGCGTGGCGCAACCCATAAGCAACAGCAGCACCAAGACCAGCGGCGGCGTTATATAACCCGCCGCACCGGCTCTCTTATACATGTTCCCTGCCTTGCAATTTATTGCGCGTTTTAGACTGTGGGCCGCTCACAGCCGGGCCTGGAATCCCGGCCGGCCGGCGGGTTTGGTCAGCCCTCCTCGAGCACCTCCAGACCCATCAAGTGGGAAAGATGGCCAAGGTTCTGCATGTGGTCGCCATAGACGACCACGCGGTGCAGCAGGGTCATGGCGTCCTCGGAGTCAATCGCGCTGCCCCAGTTGGCGGCCATCCTGGCCGCGTCGCGGACTTCCGTGACGATTTGGGTGCGGCAGCCGTGGACGGATTTCTCCGGCACCTCGATGATTTTTCCCGTGGACGCCAAAATGGTGTGGACGTTGACCAGTTTGGCGCGGGTGACCATCTGCCCGAGACGGTATTGAATTTCCGGGACACAGCCGCTGCCGCCAACCTCGGAGTGGCCCCGCAGCAGGTAGGGCGCGGCCTCGCCGCCGGGGCCGTCCATCTTCAGCGGCGCGGTGCAGTGCGCCGTCCAAAGGGCATTGCGGGCGGTGTCAAACGTGGCGTTTCCCTGAAAGCCCGGCAGTCCCGCGGCGTACTGGAAAAGGAGCATGGTCAGCACGGAGTCCATGTCGCCCTCGCAGGCGGCGGGAATGCCCCGGTCGCGCAGGCGCGTGAAGCCCAGGCAGGGGAATCCGCGCGGCAGCCACCCCATGCAGGTTCCGATGGCCAGGGCGTCCGCCTGCTCCTGCTCGATGAGGCGGTCCAGCGCCACGCTGACACGCGCCGCCTTCTCGATATCCTCCCCGGTGGGCTCCAGAATTCCCTTGGCGCCCTTTGTCCAAGCCTCGATTTCGGCGCGCACCACCGCCTGGTCGGCGTTGGTGATCATGTCGTCAAACACCTTCTCCTCCACCGCCACCACGTCCGCGCCCAGCCGTTTCTTGACCTCCTCGGGGGAGCGGGCCGCCTGGGTGCCCTGGGCGGGCGGGAAGAGCAGGATTCTGGAACGCCGCATCATGGGGACCACGCGCAGCAGGGAGAGGGCGCGCTCCAGCTCGTTCAGGTCGCCGCTGGCCATCAGCGCGACGCGGTGTCCTGCCCGGAGCCAGCGCGGCGCGTACATCCAGTCGTGGCCGCTGGCGGGCAGGGAAAACACCACCATCGGGCGGCCCGCCTTGAGGACGGGGTCTATCACGCGGGTCATCGCGAAATTCTGCACGTTGATGGCGAGCACGGGCGCCTCCGGCCCGGAACTCTCCAGAAGCGCGGCGGTCTCCTCCGGACTGCGCGCGTTCCCCACCATGAGCTCGATGTTGCCCAGATTCTTCTCCGCCTCGGTGAGGCGGGCTTTCATGGCCGCGATCTGGCCCTCGTCCGCGCCCCAATTGCGGTCACCCGGCTGTGGGTCCCCCGTGAAGATGACGCAGATGCGCGACTTGCCCTTGGGCCCGGCGGGCGGCGCCCCCGAGGCCCAGGCGTGAGTCCATGCAGCGCCCGCCAGCATCACGCCGGCGGCGGCCCCCATTCCAAAGAACTCCCTGCGCGTGCAATGATCACACATGGCCGCCTCCCTTTGACCGTCACCGCGCGTGCGCGGTGGACCGGTGTTGTTCTTGGCCACCAGTCTATCACTGGTCCCGAAAAAAGTAAAGGGGGAGCCGTGTCCTATTTTCCTTCTGCGGCATTCTTCAGATGGCGGTCAAAGAAGTTCAGCGCCAGCGCTTTTGTGTGGTTGTTGACCGCCTGGACAGCGTCCATCGCGTGCGGCCACCCGTTGATTCGGCTGTAGTCGTGGGGCACGCCGTGCTCTTTGAGCTTTTCAACAAGCCAGTCGCTTTGCTCGACGGGCACGAGCATGTCAACCGTGCCGTGGATGACGCAGGTGGGCGGGGTCTTTTCGGTCACATAGCGTATGGGCGACGCCTTTTCAAAGCGCGCCGGGTCCTCGCTGTAGGAGCCGTTCATGTAGGCCAGAATGGCCGGATGGTCCCTGCGTTCGGGGTCGGTGAAATCGGTCGGACCGTAGATGTCCACGACGGCCTGCACTGCGCTGCTCTGCTCCTGCCAGCCGCCGTCCCCCTCGAACTCTTCCATGCCCGCCGTGTACCCCGCCATCAACGCCAAGTAGCCCCCCGCAGAGTTCCCCATGACGCCGATGCGGCCGGGGTCCACGCCGTTCTCCTCCGCATGGGCGCGCATCCAGCGGATTGCGCATTTGACATCATGCACCGAATTGGGCCAGCGGCCCACCTCCTTCAACCGGTACTGCGGCGTCGCCACCACATATCCATTCTGGGCGAAATGCTGGGCATACACGCGGAGCTGGTCTTTCCGCCCCCCGGACCAGCTTCCCCCGTAGAACAGCAGGATACCGGGAACCGGCCCCTGGCGGGACTCCGGCGCATAGAGGTCAAGATAAAGGGGAACCCCGCCGCCATTCCCGTACTGGATGTCCTCGGTCATCACCACGCCGGGCACCGGAGGCGCGTTTTCCAGGGGGATCAAATCGTAAAAAAGGAATCCCGCAATGAAGGAGGTTATCTCGCTCGGATAGCCGTGCGGCGGTGCGGGCACGCCCGTCGGCAGCGGGGTCGCCAAATCCGGACGCCGCGCCGGGGCGCGCCCGTAGAGGCACAAAGCGGTGATGACGGCCAGTACCAGCAACAGGAGGATGCATACCCCCCACTTCAATATCCTGCGGAACAGTTTCATCAGCCGGCTCTCCTTGTAGGGGACATCAAACCTGCTTTTCCTGGACAGTGTTCATTTTAACACGCAACCACGGCCACCGCACCCAACAGGGAAAACGCCTTCGGGAATGGCAAGCTATCGCACCCAATCACTTGATAACAAACAGACCCCCTGCGGAATCACGGAGATTGCCGCCTGGTCATGGCTTCCCGGCGAATCTTTTCCCTTATCCGGCGGACCGATTTGAGCAGTCCCCGACCACGAATGCTGGCCACCATTTTTACAGCCGTTTCGACCGGGGTGCGGTGGCGCAGTCTCAGGGCAAGCCGCAGGCGGTCTACGGAGGCGGCATGTTTCAGCCTGTCTTCAGGAGCCAGAGACTCATCGGCCTTTTGGTAGGCCTCCAGGAAGGATTCGGGGGCCGGCGGAGGATTCTCCCCAAAATAATGTTCATCGGAAAACAGATATTCACCGCGAAGCCCGAGCGTTTCCTCAAGTTTTAGAAAAGTTTCCATTCTGGCCCTGCGAACGCCGATGTCATTGGGATGTTCCCTAGTATGCCATTCATTTCCGTTCGCGAACTTTCTGTCAATGACAATGCCATATTCCTCCAGCTTGTCACACAAATCAGAATGCGCCAACCCGAAGGTGTTCAGGCTGATGATGTTGTCTATGTATTGGCGGTTGTCCCGGACGAAATCAAGTGTTTCCTGGAAATGCGTCTCTGTTTCCGTCGGAAAGCCGATGATGATGTTTATCTCGGTGCGAATGCCGGCATTGTGGCATTTTTTTAGGAAATCAGCCGCCATCCTCGGGTTGTGGCGCTTTCTCATGCGGGCCAGCGTGGCCGCAGAACCGCTTTCAATGCCGATGAACGCCACACTGAACCCCGACTTCCGTAACAAAGGGAAAAGGTCGTCGGCCATGGACTCCCGGACCATCATATTGCCGCTGTAGTCCACCTTCAGACCCCGGCGGATGATCTCCTCCGCCTTTTCCCGAAGAACCTGGTAATTGCCGTTAACCAGAGAGTCGTAGTAGGGGAAGTGCTCTATGGGATAGGTGGAGGAAAGGTACTCCAGTTCATCCACCTGGTTTGCCACGGAACGGAACCTGTGGCCGGGGAACCGCTGGCGCTCTGAGCAGAATACACACCGGCCCAAACACCCGCGCGAACCGACAAGGCCAAGGTAAGGTTTAGTGTATCTGCTCAAATCCACTTCGGAATAGGTGGGCCAGGGAAACTGGTCCAAGTCTGTCACAGGCGGCCTTTCCTGGTTAAGCACCCATCCCTTGTCCGTGGGCAGGTAGAGTCCGGGTATCTCGCGCCACCGCCTAAAATCTTTATTAAGCATCTCACATACCACTTCCTCCCCCTCGCCTTTGCAGATGGCGTCGGCGACATCAACCGGCACCACTGTGGCTCCATCCGGAAAATAAACCGCATGGCCTCCAAAGATGATTTTTCGCCTGGGAAAATGGTCGCGTATTCGTTTGGCCAGCGTCACCGCGCTTCTCAGCCCTGTCTGAGTGGCGCAGAATCCGATTACACCACCTTGAATTTCATCCAAATCGAAAATGTGCGACAAATAATCGAAGGCACAGTCCTCCCAGTTTTGGATAAAGGAGGGGTCGCTCCAAAGATTTCCAAAACCGATGCTTTGGCAGGCATGGAATAATTGAATGTTGTAATCCAGAAATTGGACCCGAAACCCGCGCTTCCTAAGCGCTTCGCAAAGAAAACCAGACGCCGTCCAAGGCGCTGTCGTGCTCCACATGGGAGGCACTATCAGGGTAATGTCATAATTTTTCATAAATGTCCCTTCCCATAAGTTGGCTTTGTTCTTATGCTATCACCATTGCCCAGGTGGGTTGCACAGAACCGCTTGGTTCAATCACCGGTGCTGATGCTGCCGCACAACATCCGCCCGCTCACTCCGTTACCACAAACATGCGCGCGG
Encoded here:
- a CDS encoding alpha/beta hydrolase, encoding MKLFRRILKWGVCILLLLVLAVITALCLYGRAPARRPDLATPLPTGVPAPPHGYPSEITSFIAGFLFYDLIPLENAPPVPGVVMTEDIQYGNGGGVPLYLDLYAPESRQGPVPGILLFYGGSWSGGRKDQLRVYAQHFAQNGYVVATPQYRLKEVGRWPNSVHDVKCAIRWMRAHAEENGVDPGRIGVMGNSAGGYLALMAGYTAGMEEFEGDGGWQEQSSAVQAVVDIYGPTDFTDPERRDHPAILAYMNGSYSEDPARFEKASPIRYVTEKTPPTCVIHGTVDMLVPVEQSDWLVEKLKEHGVPHDYSRINGWPHAMDAVQAVNNHTKALALNFFDRHLKNAAEGK
- a CDS encoding alpha/beta hydrolase, with the translated sequence MYKRAGAAGYITPPLVLVLLLLMGCATHKGEYFDSAGTRLHYSVRGKGEPVILVHGFAMDAERNWRWTGISRALAKDHQVVLIDLRGHGKSDKPHGPAAYGVNMSEDVVRLMDHLHLDRAHVVGYSLGGFITLKLVTTHPERLISAIPCAAGWEKASGENMSKLKSLGESVDGPEGFRPLFAELGLPDRGPLNRAVLCLADRYLRAHNDTVALAAALESISALAVTEAELRANRVPVLSVVGTKDALRPGVDNLDGVMSEHQTVHIRGGNHATTVIRHSFQKAIRDFLEKHRSSPVEALNKK
- a CDS encoding B12-binding domain-containing radical SAM protein, with product MKNYDITLIVPPMWSTTAPWTASGFLCEALRKRGFRVQFLDYNIQLFHACQSIGFGNLWSDPSFIQNWEDCAFDYLSHIFDLDEIQGGVIGFCATQTGLRSAVTLAKRIRDHFPRRKIIFGGHAVYFPDGATVVPVDVADAICKGEGEEVVCEMLNKDFRRWREIPGLYLPTDKGWVLNQERPPVTDLDQFPWPTYSEVDLSRYTKPYLGLVGSRGCLGRCVFCSERQRFPGHRFRSVANQVDELEYLSSTYPIEHFPYYDSLVNGNYQVLREKAEEIIRRGLKVDYSGNMMVRESMADDLFPLLRKSGFSVAFIGIESGSAATLARMRKRHNPRMAADFLKKCHNAGIRTEINIIIGFPTETETHFQETLDFVRDNRQYIDNIISLNTFGLAHSDLCDKLEEYGIVIDRKFANGNEWHTREHPNDIGVRRARMETFLKLEETLGLRGEYLFSDEHYFGENPPPAPESFLEAYQKADESLAPEDRLKHAASVDRLRLALRLRHRTPVETAVKMVASIRGRGLLKSVRRIREKIRREAMTRRQSP